A region from the Pogoniulus pusillus isolate bPogPus1 chromosome 13, bPogPus1.pri, whole genome shotgun sequence genome encodes:
- the PAM16 gene encoding mitochondrial import inner membrane translocase subunit TIM16 isoform X2, with protein MRALRQELAASRAAADARGRSERPQSAAASRITGISLQEAQQILNVSNLNPEEIQKNYDHLFKVNDKSVGGSFYLQSKVVRAKERLDEELRIQAKEEKGRKAET; from the exons ATGCGGGCGCTGCGTCAGGAGTTAGCAG CAAGCCGAGCAGCAGCCGATGCCCGAGGGCGCTCAGAGAGGCCCCAGTCTGCTGCCGCCTCCAGGATCACCGGCATCAGTCTCCAGGAAGCTCAGCAGATCCTCAATGTCTCAAATCTCAACCCAGAGGAGATTCAGAAG AACTATGACCACTTGTTCAAGGTGAATGACAAATCGGTGGGAGGATCCTTCTACCTGCAGTCCAAG GTGGTGAGAGCCAAGGAGCGGCTGGATGAGGAGCTTCGCATCCAGGCCAAGGAGGAGAAGGGTCGGAAAGCTGAGACGtga
- the VASN gene encoding vasorin: MKQLIICTLLLWAPVGLAEACPAGCQCQDPKTILCAARRGHTVPRGLPPNILSLYVFENGITVLNEDSFTGLPALQLLDLSQNKITSIQRNIFQPLTELVNLDLSSNQLQEITNETFHGLQLLERLYLQKNRIQHIHSTAFDTLENLLELKLQNNQLRAVPPLNLPNLLLLDISWNKISTITPGAFHTVNIESLKIAGLGLTSLNEELFQAQNNLHELDVSDNLLEHVPAVLRRLGSLTKLSLAGNTRISQLLPEDFHNLHNLQELDISNLNINTIPREFSSFFPKLRAMTAAGNPFNCICPMSWLVQWVNASSVVLRRPEETRCHFPPKNSGKLLHHLQYSDFGCPTTTTTITTTTTTTPRTTTLPPPAPFPTSSRPVLQPSTAAPTQGSAAPQASSTLVPFSGPLAPTSPPSPICPPRTCLNGGTCHLGTQNLLECLCPAGFTGTYCEVEARGTTPALATPAPPPSRRISIAQVSSTSLKVDLQNYIQSKAQLKGIRLSYRNLSGPDKRPVMLRLPASLSEYTVRALKPNCTYRVCIGPLGEKLSKEEHCTEVQTLPASHQQHSPVTQSKDSNLALMIVPALGAALLLVVVVTAGMYYRRQRQAKAHAGSRVEAGPLELEGVKACLENGDLSGHSHKVPEAAMHSSECEVPLMQSHYPSNNNTPGLKPSYF; encoded by the coding sequence ATGAAGCAGCTGATCATTTGCACGCTGCTTCTCTGGGCCCCCgtggggctggctgaggcatGTCCTGCGGGCTGCCAGTGCCAAGACCCCAAGACCATTCTGTGTGCGGCCAGACGGGGCCACACTGTGCCTCGGGGGCTGCCCCCCAACATCCTCTCCCTCTATGTCTTTGAGAATGGCATCACAGTGCTCAACGAGGACAGCTTTACAGGcctgcctgccctccagctcctggACCTCTCGCAAAACAAGATCACCAGCATCCAGAGAAAcatcttccagcccctgacagagCTTGTCAACTTGGATCTGTCCTCCAATCAGCTGCAGGAGATCACCAATGAGACCTTCCacgggctgcagctgctggagcgtCTCTACCTGCAAAAGAACAGGATCCAGCACATCCATTCTACTGCCTTTGACACACTGGAGAacctgctggagctgaagctGCAAAACAACCAGCTCCGGGCTGTGCCTCCCCTCAACCTGCccaacctcctgctgctggacatTAGCTGGAACAAGATCTCCACCATCACACCAGGGGCTTTCCATACTGTCAATATTGAGTCCCTGAAGATTGCAGGGCTGGGTTTGACAAGCTTAAACGAGGAGCTCTTCCAGGCCCAGAACAACCTGCACGAGCTGGATGTCTCTGACAACCTGCTGGAGCATGTGCCGGCAGTGCTGCGGCGACTCGGGAGCCTTAccaagctcagcctggctggcaaCACCCGCATCTCCCAGCTACTGCCAGAGGACTTCCACAACCTTCACAACCTCCAAGAGCTGGACATCAGCAACCTGAACATCAACACCATCCCTCGGGAATTCTCTAGCTTCTTCCCCAAGCTTCGGGCCATGACAGCTGCTGGTAACCCCTTCAACTGCATCTGCCCCATGAGCTGGCTGGTGCAGTGGGTGAATGCCAGCAGCGTGGTCCTCCGGCGGCCCGAGGAGACACGCTGTCACTTCCCTCCCAAAAACTCTGGCAAGCTCCTCCACCATCTGCAGTACTCTGACTTTGGCTGCCCCACCACCactaccaccatcaccaccaccaccaccaccaccccacgCACAACCACACTGCCACCACCTGCACCATTCCCCACCAGCAGCCGTCCCGTGTTGCAGCCCAGCACCGCTGCTCCCACACAAGGGTCTGCAGCCCCCCAGGCCAGCTCCACGCTAGTGCCCTTCAGTGGCCCACTGGCTCCCACCAGCCCCCCATCGCCCATCTGTCCTCCTCGCACATGTCTGAATGGTGGCacttgccacctgggcacccaaAACCTCCTAGAGTGCCTATGCCCAGCAGGCTTTACTGGGACATACTGTGAGGTGGAAGCGAGGGGGACAACGCCAGCCCTGGCCACACCAGCCCCACCACCTAGCCGTCGGATCAGCATCGCACAGGTCAGCAGCACCTCCCTCAAAGTGGACCTGCAGAACTATATCCAGTCCAAAGCCCAGCTGAAGGGCATCCGCTTGAGCTACCGAAACCTCTCTGGGCCAGACAAGCGGCCAGTGATGCTGCGCTTACCAGCTTCACTCTCTGAGTACACAGTGCGGGCACTGAAGCCCAACTGCACCTACCGCGTCTGCATTGGGCCCCTGGGGGAGAAACTCTCCAAGGAGGAGCACTGCACTGAAGTTCAGACCTTGcctgccagccaccagcagcactcacCTGTCACCCAGAGCAAGGACAGCAACCTGGCTCTCATGATTGTCCCTGCGCTGGGCGCCgcactgctgctggtggtggtagTGACTGCTGGCATGTACTACCGGCGGCAGCGCCAGGCGAAGGCgcatgctggcagcagggtggaGGCTGGCCCACTGGAGCTGGAGGGGGTGAAAGCCTGCCTGGAGAACGGGGATCTCAGTGGCCACAGCCACAAGGTACCGGAGGCGGCCATGCACTCCAGTGAGTGTGAGGTGCCGCTCATGCAATCGCACTACCCCAGCAACAACAACACCCCAGGGCTCAAACCCTCCTATTTCTGA
- the PAM16 gene encoding mitochondrial import inner membrane translocase subunit TIM16 isoform X1, whose product MAKYLAQIILVGAQVVGRAFMRALRQELAASRAAADARGRSERPQSAAASRITGISLQEAQQILNVSNLNPEEIQKNYDHLFKVNDKSVGGSFYLQSKVVRAKERLDEELRIQAKEEKGRKAET is encoded by the exons ATG GCCAAGTACCTGGCACAGATCATCTTGGTGGGGGCCCAGGTGGTCGGGCGGGCCTTCATGCGGGCGCTGCGTCAGGAGTTAGCAG CAAGCCGAGCAGCAGCCGATGCCCGAGGGCGCTCAGAGAGGCCCCAGTCTGCTGCCGCCTCCAGGATCACCGGCATCAGTCTCCAGGAAGCTCAGCAGATCCTCAATGTCTCAAATCTCAACCCAGAGGAGATTCAGAAG AACTATGACCACTTGTTCAAGGTGAATGACAAATCGGTGGGAGGATCCTTCTACCTGCAGTCCAAG GTGGTGAGAGCCAAGGAGCGGCTGGATGAGGAGCTTCGCATCCAGGCCAAGGAGGAGAAGGGTCGGAAAGCTGAGACGtga